From Longimicrobium sp., a single genomic window includes:
- a CDS encoding M13 family metallopeptidase, whose product MKTRVFLLLAAASLGAGSAAAQAPVVPALDRANLDTTCAPCQNFYRYANGGWMARNPIPAAYSSWSGFNELRDRNEEVLRGVVEAAARQAEVARDENTRRVGRFYATCMDSAKAEAAGIGPIAEDLRRQGSLRTPNQVIEEIMLQHERGTGVLFGLGSDQDPKNSARVIADASQGGLGLPDRDYYLRDDSASRKLRGDYLDNVTEMFVLAGQPRDAARADAERVLSVETALARASMTRVQRRDPNAQYHFMSVRDVEALTPNFAWGVFLRRLGIRVDSMNVSQPDFFRAMSHELANRPLEDWRAYLRFRTISRTADWLSSPFAAQSFRYTQALTGARERQPRWQRCLRLTDAVLGDALGEEYVRTAFTPEAKAGMQRMVGNLRATFADRVRAATWMGAATRQQALEKLAAFGTKIGYPDEWKDYTGLEIGTASHIANLRAIGAFEAARNRRKIGGPVDRGEWFMTVPTVNAYYSPTLNEVVFPAGRLQPPFFHVSYDVAANYGGIGGTIGHEMTHGFDDQGRQYDARGNLRDWWTPEDARGFEERAAVVDRQYSAYTVLDSLHVNAKLTMGENIADIGGLSIAFHAMQRELAGKPRTLIDGFTPEQRFFLAYAQARRAVFRDQQLRLMVQTDPHSPNEFRVNGPLSNMPEFAAAFGCKEGDPMVRPASVRVNIW is encoded by the coding sequence GAACTTCTACCGCTACGCCAACGGCGGGTGGATGGCCCGCAACCCCATCCCCGCCGCCTACTCGTCGTGGAGCGGCTTCAACGAGCTGCGCGACCGCAATGAGGAGGTACTGCGCGGGGTGGTGGAGGCGGCCGCGCGGCAGGCCGAGGTGGCGCGCGACGAGAACACCCGCCGCGTGGGGCGCTTCTACGCCACCTGCATGGACTCGGCGAAGGCCGAGGCGGCGGGGATCGGCCCGATCGCCGAGGACCTGCGCCGGCAGGGCTCGCTCCGCACCCCCAACCAGGTGATCGAGGAGATCATGCTGCAGCACGAGCGGGGGACGGGGGTGCTTTTCGGGCTGGGGAGCGACCAGGATCCCAAGAACAGCGCGCGGGTGATCGCCGACGCGTCGCAGGGCGGGCTGGGGCTGCCCGACCGCGACTACTACCTGCGCGACGACTCGGCCAGCCGGAAGCTGCGGGGCGACTACCTCGACAACGTCACCGAGATGTTCGTGCTGGCCGGCCAGCCGCGCGACGCCGCGCGCGCCGACGCCGAGCGCGTGCTGTCGGTGGAGACGGCGCTGGCGCGCGCGTCGATGACGCGGGTGCAGCGGCGCGACCCCAACGCGCAGTACCACTTCATGTCCGTGCGCGACGTCGAGGCGCTGACTCCGAACTTCGCGTGGGGCGTGTTCCTGCGCCGGCTGGGGATCCGCGTGGACAGCATGAACGTCTCGCAGCCCGACTTCTTCCGGGCGATGTCGCACGAGCTGGCCAACCGGCCGCTGGAGGACTGGCGCGCCTACCTGCGCTTCCGGACGATCAGCCGGACGGCCGACTGGCTGTCTTCGCCCTTCGCCGCGCAGAGCTTCCGCTACACGCAGGCGCTGACCGGCGCGCGCGAGCGGCAGCCGCGCTGGCAGCGCTGCCTGCGCCTGACCGACGCCGTGCTCGGCGACGCGCTGGGGGAGGAGTACGTGCGCACGGCCTTCACCCCCGAGGCGAAGGCGGGGATGCAGCGGATGGTGGGGAACCTGCGCGCCACCTTCGCCGACCGCGTGCGCGCCGCCACCTGGATGGGCGCCGCCACGCGCCAGCAGGCGCTGGAGAAGCTGGCCGCGTTCGGCACCAAGATCGGCTATCCCGACGAGTGGAAGGACTACACCGGGCTGGAGATCGGCACCGCCAGCCACATCGCCAACCTGCGGGCCATCGGGGCCTTCGAGGCGGCGCGCAACCGGCGCAAGATCGGCGGGCCGGTGGACCGCGGGGAGTGGTTCATGACGGTGCCCACGGTCAACGCGTACTACTCGCCCACGCTGAACGAGGTGGTCTTTCCCGCGGGACGGCTGCAGCCGCCGTTCTTCCACGTGTCGTACGACGTGGCGGCCAACTACGGCGGGATCGGCGGCACCATCGGGCACGAGATGACGCACGGCTTCGACGACCAGGGGCGGCAGTACGACGCGCGCGGCAACCTGCGCGACTGGTGGACGCCCGAGGACGCGCGCGGCTTCGAGGAGCGCGCGGCGGTGGTGGACCGCCAGTACAGCGCCTACACGGTGCTCGACTCGCTGCACGTGAACGCGAAACTCACCATGGGCGAGAACATCGCGGACATCGGCGGCCTGTCCATCGCCTTCCACGCCATGCAGCGCGAGCTGGCGGGAAAGCCGCGCACGCTCATCGACGGCTTCACCCCCGAGCAGCGCTTCTTCCTGGCCTACGCGCAGGCGCGCCGCGCGGTGTTCCGCGACCAGCAGCTGCGGCTGATGGTGCAGACGGATCCCCACTCGCCCAACGAGTTCCGCGTCAACGGGCCGCTCTCGAACATGCCCGAGTTCGCGGCCGCGTTCGGGTGCAAGGAGGGCGATCCCATGGTCCGCCCGGCCTCGGTGCGCGTGAATATCTGGTAA